The Dissulfuribacter thermophilus genome contains the following window.
GGTTTTAGCGAAAATCATGGATTTATTCCATACAGCCCGCATACTATAGGCAAGGCACACATATTTCGAACTCTGAGAGTGATAAAGGAGATGGGGCTTGGAAATAAGAAAGATTTGCAGTGATCGATGTGGCGCCCTTTGTTGCAGAGAAGTAAAAAGGCTCCCATATCTAGGAGAAAATAACGAAGTCATTTTTTCCACACTTTTGATAGGGGCCCTTCCAGATATCGATGAACCAACCCCTGAAAGGCGTCCATTTGTTGTGGAATGGTTGATTCCCCAGGAGGCATTAAGTTGCCCTGCATTAACTAAGGACAATCTTTGCGCCATATATTGTGATAGGCCTCTTTCATGTATGAGGTTTCCTAGAGTGGGAGAAAATGAACTCCATCCTTTCTGTCCTGAGAGAAACCTTGCCCTAGGCAAATGCATTAGTGACCCTCCATACTTAACGAAAAGAGATCTTTTGGACGGCTTAATATTAGAGGCAATAGAGAATAGAGAATTTGATTTTATATCCACTCTGATACAAGAAAATAAGCCATTTGAGTCTCCTCTTCTATATAACGGTTATTTTCTGGCCACCATGTACAACGCCAATGTTGATCCATATATGGCATTGAATGGACAAAAAAAGGTCCTTAAAAAGTATCAAGAGATGGGAAATAGTGTGCTTACATTTATAATTCCAGATACAGACTACGTTATCTCATGTGAGGTTGAAGGACTATTGGCAAATATTGAATGGCTGGAGTTTAGAGTAAAACACGACCAAATGTTTCAAAAGATAGTAAGGGCACTTGAAAGCAGGCTCTTTAAGGGGTAAATCAGTAGCGTGAAACTAAATAAGAGAGGGTGTTCTCATGGGGCTTATGGACGAAATAGAACTAAGACTCTTGCCAGAAGATGATAGAAAGCCTGTTCCAAAGCCAGAAAACTTGGGTTTTGGCATTCATTTTACAGACCACATGTTTGTCATGGATTATGAAGAGGAAAAGGGGTGGTATGACCCCAGGATAGTTCCTTATGGCAATTTTAGTCTCGATCCAGCAGCTGTTTGCCTCCATTACGGTCAGGCCATTTTTGAGGGGCTCAAGGCACACAGGGGTGAAGATGGAAAGATTCGATTATTTAGACCCTATGAGAACATGAAAAGACTGAATAGGTCTGCTCACAGGATGTGTATGCCCAGCGTTGATGAGGAATTTCTACTTAATGCAATAAAGCAATTGGTTAAAGTCGAAGAAAGATGGGTCCCAGCTAATAAAGGTACGAGTCTCTATATTCGGCCGTTTATGATCGCTACTGAGGCATACCTGGGAGTTAGACCTGCCAAAAAATAC
Protein-coding sequences here:
- a CDS encoding YkgJ family cysteine cluster protein, with protein sequence MEIRKICSDRCGALCCREVKRLPYLGENNEVIFSTLLIGALPDIDEPTPERRPFVVEWLIPQEALSCPALTKDNLCAIYCDRPLSCMRFPRVGENELHPFCPERNLALGKCISDPPYLTKRDLLDGLILEAIENREFDFISTLIQENKPFESPLLYNGYFLATMYNANVDPYMALNGQKKVLKKYQEMGNSVLTFIIPDTDYVISCEVEGLLANIEWLEFRVKHDQMFQKIVRALESRLFKG